In Deltaproteobacteria bacterium, a single genomic region encodes these proteins:
- a CDS encoding FHA domain-containing protein, with protein sequence MQDARPLWEQARQLGRAAFIARHARWFLLKHANTGSATEAARFEYHTVAVRTDELEASDPYPGEWRVVEVGKRPGNPFPERISVGRANNCDVVLRFPFVSKLHAHFVDGDGAALKLADHRSANGTTVAGKPLPAGDALAVHSGDWIAFGPLRLQLLDTSDLYDALMRAYPDA encoded by the coding sequence GTGCAAGACGCCCGTCCGCTCTGGGAGCAGGCCCGACAGCTCGGGCGCGCGGCGTTCATCGCCCGGCACGCCCGTTGGTTCCTGCTCAAGCACGCCAACACCGGCAGCGCCACCGAGGCCGCTCGGTTCGAGTACCACACCGTCGCGGTGCGCACCGACGAGCTCGAGGCCAGCGACCCCTACCCGGGCGAGTGGCGCGTGGTCGAGGTCGGCAAGCGCCCCGGCAATCCGTTCCCGGAGCGCATCAGCGTCGGGCGGGCCAACAACTGCGACGTCGTGCTGCGGTTCCCGTTCGTGTCGAAGCTGCACGCGCACTTCGTCGACGGCGACGGTGCGGCGCTCAAGCTCGCCGATCATCGGTCGGCCAACGGCACCACCGTCGCCGGCAAGCCCCTACCGGCCGGCGACGCCCTCGCGGTGCACAGCGGCGACTGGATCGCGTTCGGCCCGCTGCGCCTTCAGCTGCTCGACACCAGCGATCTGTACGACGCGCTGATGCGGGCCTACCCCGACGCGTGA
- a CDS encoding Stp1/IreP family PP2C-type Ser/Thr phosphatase yields the protein MRIRYAARTDVGRKRTHNEDYFALIEEERLFLVADGMGGHASGDVASKLSTEVIGEFYRTSRDPDVTWPYRYDPQRPFAENRILASICLANERIHDASMRNRHQRGMGTTIVAFHLNGTKAYVAHVGDSRCYRIRNGSIHALTRDHSLLEDWKDARPDLTEQEIRDFPHKNVITRALGMRETVEIDLSCVKVEHGDRFVLCSDGLSGMLTDAEIHEIVAGEADPEAAVAELIERSNEAGGDDNVTAMLIECSLK from the coding sequence GTGCGCATCCGCTACGCAGCTCGCACCGACGTCGGTCGCAAGCGGACCCACAACGAGGACTACTTCGCGCTCATCGAAGAGGAGCGGCTGTTCCTCGTCGCCGACGGGATGGGTGGGCACGCCTCGGGTGATGTCGCGAGCAAGCTCTCGACCGAGGTCATCGGCGAGTTCTACCGCACCAGTCGTGACCCCGACGTCACGTGGCCGTATCGCTACGATCCGCAGCGGCCGTTCGCGGAGAACCGCATCCTCGCGTCGATCTGCCTCGCCAACGAGCGCATCCACGACGCCTCGATGCGCAACCGCCACCAGCGCGGCATGGGCACCACCATCGTCGCGTTCCACTTGAACGGCACCAAGGCCTACGTCGCCCACGTCGGCGACTCGCGCTGCTATCGCATCCGCAACGGCTCGATCCATGCGCTCACGCGGGATCACTCGCTGCTCGAGGACTGGAAGGACGCGCGTCCCGACCTGACCGAGCAGGAGATCCGCGACTTCCCCCACAAGAACGTCATCACGCGCGCGCTCGGCATGCGCGAGACCGTCGAGATCGATCTCAGCTGCGTGAAGGTGGAGCACGGCGACCGCTTCGTGCTGTGCTCCGACGGCCTGTCGGGCATGCTGACCGACGCCGAGATCCACGAGATCGTCGCCGGCGAGGCCGACCCGGAGGCGGCGGTCGCCGAGTTGATCGAGCGCTCGAACGAGGCCGGTGGCGACGACAACGTCACGGCGATGCTGATCGAGTGCAGCCTGAAGTGA
- a CDS encoding GIY-YIG nuclease family protein encodes MVVLDAQSTGASPAHGHLLELAWTITSAAELAPPSCTSASVVALPEGASIPAVIVGLTGIAAADLAGAPSDASLWQRLLAQTHVDAADDAVLPAVAHFARFERSFLVPLHERVAPGRPFPFELLCTKEIARRLLPGLPRVGLRALAGYFGHDTDEPRRAGAHVAATVLVWRDLVDALAAVGVLTLAQLRAWLQQPAPRAAKRSYPMPRERRLGLPDGPGVYRMLRAGGAVLYVGKARSLRRRVNTYFQKQQHAAGRTLELLSQARDLEVTAVASTLEAALLEADEIKRCDPPFNVALKAGDRAVWFACRGLSRQSPAVTRMRPIGPLGSPWAARRVVALAEGLASDDDEDAVAALRRALGGWHDHHLPGPEAAALLAARDRLRERLGVRLDRRAVAREGRLAAREAAAARTRVDDEVDPDGDGEPEPEPEFEWTPERITEHLHGHVLALAHELRRAAWLSALSESLVEFVDHGVARVLVLERACVVARFDARDAPPQASPPGWRRSRRARARSFDLASFDRLRVLSAELRRVLDEGGEARVVLSPTRALAGERLRRALVWG; translated from the coding sequence GTGGTCGTGCTCGACGCGCAGAGCACCGGCGCGTCACCGGCCCACGGTCACCTGCTCGAGCTGGCGTGGACGATCACGAGCGCCGCCGAGCTCGCGCCGCCGTCGTGCACGAGCGCCAGCGTGGTCGCACTGCCCGAGGGCGCGAGCATCCCGGCAGTCATCGTCGGCCTCACGGGCATTGCGGCCGCGGACCTGGCGGGTGCGCCCTCGGATGCGTCGCTGTGGCAGCGCCTGCTGGCGCAGACGCACGTCGACGCGGCCGACGACGCGGTGTTGCCGGCAGTGGCCCACTTCGCCCGCTTCGAGCGGTCGTTCCTGGTGCCGCTGCACGAGCGCGTGGCGCCCGGACGGCCGTTCCCTTTCGAGCTGCTGTGCACCAAGGAGATCGCGCGGCGGCTGCTGCCGGGGCTGCCGCGCGTGGGCCTGCGTGCACTCGCGGGTTACTTCGGCCACGACACCGACGAGCCCCGTCGCGCCGGTGCGCACGTGGCCGCGACGGTGCTGGTGTGGCGCGACCTCGTCGACGCGCTCGCGGCGGTCGGCGTGCTGACCCTCGCGCAGCTGCGAGCGTGGCTGCAGCAGCCGGCGCCGCGGGCAGCCAAGCGCAGCTACCCGATGCCCCGCGAGCGCCGCCTGGGACTGCCCGACGGCCCCGGCGTCTATCGCATGCTGCGGGCCGGTGGTGCGGTGCTCTACGTCGGCAAGGCGCGATCGTTGCGGCGCCGCGTCAACACCTACTTCCAGAAGCAGCAGCACGCCGCCGGTCGCACACTGGAGCTGCTGAGTCAGGCCCGCGATCTCGAGGTCACCGCGGTCGCGTCGACGCTCGAGGCTGCGCTGCTCGAGGCCGACGAGATCAAGCGCTGTGATCCGCCGTTCAACGTCGCGCTCAAGGCCGGTGATCGTGCGGTGTGGTTCGCTTGTCGCGGGCTGTCGCGGCAGTCGCCCGCGGTCACGCGCATGCGGCCGATCGGTCCGTTGGGCTCACCGTGGGCTGCGCGCCGCGTGGTCGCACTCGCCGAGGGCCTCGCGAGCGACGACGACGAGGACGCGGTCGCGGCCCTGCGTCGCGCGCTGGGGGGATGGCACGATCACCACCTGCCGGGGCCCGAGGCCGCGGCACTGCTTGCCGCGCGGGACCGCCTGCGCGAGCGCCTCGGCGTGCGACTCGATCGACGGGCGGTGGCGCGCGAGGGTCGGCTGGCGGCGCGCGAGGCCGCCGCTGCGCGCACACGCGTCGACGACGAGGTCGACCCGGACGGGGACGGGGAGCCCGAGCCCGAGCCCGAGTTCGAGTGGACCCCGGAGCGCATCACCGAGCACCTGCACGGGCACGTGCTCGCGCTGGCCCACGAGCTGCGCCGTGCCGCGTGGCTCTCGGCGCTGTCGGAGTCGCTGGTCGAGTTCGTCGACCACGGTGTCGCGCGGGTGTTGGTGCTCGAGCGTGCCTGCGTGGTCGCGCGCTTCGACGCTCGCGACGCGCCGCCGCAGGCGTCGCCGCCGGGCTGGCGACGCAGTCGGCGGGCGCGTGCACGCAGCTTCGATCTCGCGAGCTTCGATCGCCTGCGGGTCTTGAGCGCCGAGCTGCGGCGCGTGCTCGACGAGGGCGGCGAGGCCCGCGTGGTGCTGTCGCCGACGCGTGCGCTCGCCGGCGAGCGGCTACGTCGCGCGCTGGTGTGGGGCTGA
- a CDS encoding sigma-70 family RNA polymerase sigma factor, producing the protein MADDDATLLEAWRGGDASAGSALFERHFVSVFRFFAAKLGDVAAQDLSQRTFVAVIQSRDSLREGSKFRAYLLAVARNQLLMHLRTRGRRGVDAALEESCIDELLPSPDSALAGSEQERLIVRGLRRMPLDQQILLELHYWEELSTEELGEILGVPRGTVKSRLFRARDELRSQLASLVRDPELRESSIRDLEQWVARIRAARPAG; encoded by the coding sequence GTGGCCGACGACGACGCAACCCTGCTCGAGGCCTGGCGCGGCGGCGATGCGTCGGCTGGCAGCGCGTTGTTCGAGCGACACTTCGTGTCGGTGTTCCGCTTCTTCGCGGCCAAGCTCGGCGACGTCGCGGCGCAGGACCTCAGCCAGCGCACCTTCGTGGCGGTGATCCAGAGCCGCGACAGCCTTCGCGAGGGCTCCAAGTTCCGCGCATACCTGCTCGCGGTCGCGCGCAACCAGCTGCTCATGCACCTGCGCACCCGTGGCCGTCGGGGGGTCGACGCGGCGCTCGAAGAGAGCTGCATCGACGAGCTGCTGCCCTCGCCCGACTCCGCGCTCGCCGGTAGCGAGCAGGAGCGACTCATCGTTCGGGGGCTGCGACGCATGCCGCTCGACCAGCAGATCCTGCTCGAGCTCCACTACTGGGAGGAGCTCTCGACCGAGGAGCTCGGCGAGATCCTCGGTGTGCCGCGGGGCACCGTGAAGAGCCGGCTGTTCCGCGCGCGCGACGAGCTGCGCTCGCAGCTCGCGTCGTTGGTGCGCGATCCGGAGCTGCGCGAGAGCAGCATCCGCGACCTCGAGCAGTGGGTCGCCCGCATCCGTGCCGCGCGTCCGGCCGGCTGA
- a CDS encoding serine/threonine protein kinase: MNDDIPTQVSVGQQVGRAAAGFSAAAKLAQRAVAQALFGVGATPLLAGRYRLGERVGAGAQGAVWRAHDERLGRDVAIKIHHVEHAGDIEQAEAWLKREAKMLGRISHPGVVAVFDVGLHAASAFGIDDDGPVLFVVLEFVDGQTLSQWLGHRWRTPAEITAVFAAVASGLQAVHDAGLVHCDVKPGNILVTEGGVAKLGDFGLAHAQHALRLRARSASVEFVEDPEQTEPGSTAAGPFGGTPLYMPPEQFDGAHVDARADQYALAATWFEALVRRPPHRGRDADALLLAKLEGPPARPRSGLGSAALGTTQYRALARALEPSPSRRHASVGELLRAMTTRRRVPAWAMVAAAGVVAIGGAVLARPRVLPGCEPERLRGDEGTLRMVGIETGDSSHFARHLERNAVDAWNRVHRAQHEARQQVCHADPVDPEALACIETLTQLTAATTAPGDARGREALVRLISMLAQLPDPQGCRTDPASIVGATAQGPAELEAEIAAADAALREAVDAAARGEAEAALGALARIDLSSTAGRPYRGEVGIWRGQQLIELERYEEALAVERVVWDEAVRDDVPFDAMRAASALAHLEGVVSLRAEAGLGWVRHARAQLDRVGELPAFAAEIDAVAGAIRGTAGDPAGGLAELERAIVELERVGDDEAAVIAMTENAALLQMVQGDVDGAEPRLSHVLAWRENTLGPDHPEVARTLLNLAFIARTRGRHDDAEALLTRALTIQTALERPQEREIANIESARAELALARGRYDDALRSIARAGEIRSRILPPDHRDRTAAVMMQLEVLIQADRFAEADAVVQRSRDEISALLGDEGDAALLLEELLARIDGLNGRHAASLVRLTHVIDEAQRRGRRLDSIARWCLTAASINGTLGDLAAATRWVDRGEQAFAAHGGPATIPQEIEVLRLLIAGEDVYMRVPSAG, encoded by the coding sequence ATGAACGACGACATTCCCACGCAGGTCAGCGTCGGCCAGCAGGTCGGACGGGCCGCTGCGGGCTTCAGCGCCGCCGCCAAGCTGGCCCAGCGCGCCGTCGCGCAGGCGCTCTTCGGCGTCGGCGCCACGCCCTTGCTCGCGGGTCGCTATCGCCTCGGCGAGCGGGTCGGGGCCGGTGCCCAGGGTGCGGTGTGGCGCGCGCACGACGAACGACTGGGTCGCGACGTCGCGATCAAGATCCATCACGTCGAGCACGCCGGGGACATCGAGCAGGCCGAGGCCTGGCTCAAGCGCGAGGCGAAGATGCTGGGACGCATCTCGCATCCCGGCGTGGTCGCGGTGTTCGACGTGGGACTGCACGCCGCGTCGGCGTTCGGCATCGACGACGATGGTCCGGTGCTCTTCGTGGTGCTCGAGTTCGTCGACGGGCAGACCTTGTCGCAGTGGCTCGGCCATCGCTGGCGCACGCCCGCGGAGATCACCGCGGTGTTCGCCGCGGTCGCTTCGGGGCTGCAGGCCGTGCACGACGCCGGGCTCGTGCACTGCGACGTCAAGCCCGGCAACATCCTCGTCACCGAGGGTGGCGTGGCCAAGCTCGGTGACTTCGGCCTCGCCCATGCACAGCACGCCCTGCGACTGCGCGCGCGCAGTGCCAGCGTCGAGTTCGTCGAGGACCCCGAGCAGACCGAGCCCGGCTCGACCGCGGCGGGGCCGTTCGGTGGCACGCCGCTGTACATGCCACCGGAGCAGTTCGACGGCGCCCACGTCGACGCGCGCGCCGATCAGTACGCGCTCGCGGCGACGTGGTTCGAGGCGCTCGTGCGGCGTCCGCCACATCGGGGCCGCGACGCCGATGCGCTGCTGCTCGCGAAGCTCGAGGGGCCGCCCGCGCGCCCCCGCAGCGGGCTCGGCAGCGCCGCGCTGGGCACGACCCAGTACCGTGCGCTCGCCCGCGCGCTCGAGCCCTCGCCGTCTCGCCGTCACGCCAGCGTCGGCGAGCTGCTGCGCGCGATGACCACCAGGCGTCGCGTGCCAGCGTGGGCCATGGTCGCGGCGGCCGGCGTGGTCGCCATCGGCGGCGCGGTGCTGGCCCGGCCGCGCGTGCTGCCGGGCTGCGAGCCCGAACGCCTGCGCGGCGACGAGGGCACGCTGCGCATGGTCGGGATCGAGACCGGTGACAGCAGCCACTTCGCGCGGCACCTCGAGCGCAACGCGGTCGATGCCTGGAACCGGGTCCATCGCGCGCAGCACGAGGCGCGTCAACAGGTCTGTCACGCCGACCCGGTCGATCCCGAGGCGCTGGCGTGCATCGAGACGTTGACGCAGCTGACGGCGGCCACCACCGCGCCGGGCGACGCGCGCGGGCGCGAGGCGCTGGTGCGGTTGATCTCGATGCTGGCGCAGCTGCCCGATCCGCAGGGGTGCCGCACGGATCCAGCCTCGATCGTCGGAGCGACCGCGCAGGGTCCCGCGGAGCTGGAGGCCGAGATCGCGGCCGCCGACGCTGCGCTGCGCGAGGCCGTCGATGCGGCCGCTCGCGGCGAGGCCGAGGCCGCCCTCGGGGCGCTCGCGCGCATCGATCTCTCGTCGACCGCGGGGCGACCGTACCGCGGCGAGGTCGGCATCTGGCGCGGCCAGCAGCTCATCGAGCTCGAGCGCTACGAGGAGGCGCTCGCGGTCGAGCGCGTGGTGTGGGACGAGGCGGTGCGCGACGACGTGCCGTTCGACGCCATGCGGGCCGCCAGCGCGCTGGCCCACCTCGAAGGGGTCGTGTCGCTGCGCGCCGAGGCTGGCCTCGGGTGGGTGCGTCACGCGCGGGCCCAGCTCGATCGCGTCGGCGAGCTGCCGGCGTTCGCCGCCGAGATCGATGCCGTCGCGGGCGCCATTCGTGGCACCGCGGGCGACCCCGCCGGCGGGCTCGCCGAGCTCGAGCGCGCCATCGTCGAGCTCGAGCGCGTGGGCGACGACGAGGCCGCGGTCATCGCGATGACGGAGAACGCGGCGCTGCTGCAGATGGTCCAGGGTGATGTCGACGGCGCCGAGCCGCGGCTGAGCCACGTGCTCGCGTGGCGCGAGAACACCCTGGGGCCCGATCATCCCGAGGTCGCGCGGACGCTGTTGAACCTCGCCTTCATCGCGCGCACGCGCGGCCGCCACGACGACGCCGAGGCCCTGCTGACGCGTGCGCTGACCATCCAGACCGCGCTCGAGCGCCCCCAAGAGCGCGAGATTGCCAACATCGAGAGTGCCCGCGCCGAGCTGGCGCTCGCCCGCGGCCGCTACGACGACGCGCTGCGATCGATCGCCCGCGCCGGTGAGATCCGCAGTCGCATCCTGCCGCCCGACCATCGCGATCGGACCGCGGCCGTGATGATGCAGCTCGAGGTGCTGATCCAGGCCGACCGCTTCGCCGAGGCCGACGCGGTGGTGCAGCGCAGCCGCGACGAGATCAGCGCGCTGCTCGGCGACGAGGGCGACGCCGCGTTGTTGCTCGAGGAGCTGCTCGCCCGCATCGACGGCCTCAACGGCCGCCACGCGGCCTCGCTCGTCCGGCTCACCCACGTCATCGACGAGGCGCAGCGTCGCGGCCGTAGGCTCGACTCGATTGCGCGCTGGTGTCTCACGGCGGCCTCGATCAACGGCACCCTCGGCGACCTCGCGGCGGCGACGCGGTGGGTCGATCGCGGCGAGCAGGCCTTCGCCGCCCACGGCGGGCCCGCCACCATCCCGCAGGAGATCGAGGTCCTGCGCCTGCTCATCGCCGGCGAAGACGTCTACATGCGGGTGCCGTCCGCGGGCTGA